In Elaeis guineensis isolate ETL-2024a chromosome 1, EG11, whole genome shotgun sequence, a genomic segment contains:
- the LOC105033437 gene encoding kinesin-like protein KIN-4A isoform X2 produces MTMEHGEDCCVKVAVHIRPLIGDERLQGCKDCVAVVPKKPQVQIGTHSFTFDHVYGSTGSPSSVMFEECIAPLVDGLFQGYNATVLAYGQTGSGKTYTMGTACRDGSQTGLIPQVMNALFSKIETLKHQAEFQLRVSFIEILKEEVRDLLDPASSGKLEAGNGHAGKVAVPGKPPVQIREASNGVITLAGSTEVDVHSQKEMAACLEQGSLNRATGSTNMNNQSSRSHAIFTITLEQMRKLDPIISADGVPIEDMSEDFLCAKLHLVDLAGSERAKRTGSDGLRFKEGVHINRGLLALGNVISALGDEKKRKEGAHVPYRDSKLTRLLQDSLGGNSRTVMIACISPADINAEETLNTLKYANRARNIQNKPIVNRNPISDEMQRMRQHIEYLQAELLCARGGGATSDEIQALKERISWLESTNEDLCRELYEYRNRSAHTEYCETDVQKGGNCFVKAEGLKRSLKSMDSFDYQMDETLRGDNSKEIDEEVAKEWEHTMLQDTMGKELNELNRRLEQKESEMRMFGGFDTLALKQHFGKKLMELEEEKRIVQRERDRLLAEVESLAASDGQAHKLPDIHLQKLKSLEAQISELKKKQENQVQLLKQKQKSDEAAKKLQDEIQFIKAQKVQLQHKIKQEAEQFRQWKASREKELLQLRKEGRRNEYERHKLQALNQRQKLVLQRKTEEAAMATKKLKELLEARKSSARDNSAIANGNASANQINEKSLQRWLDHELEVMVHVHEVRAEYEKQSQVRAALAEELAFLKQEEALSGGASPPRGKNGNSRISNMSSNARLARISSLENMLSISSNTLVAMASQLSEAEERERAFTGRGRWNQLRSMGDAKSLLQYVFNVAADARCQLREKEIEIKELKEQLNELAGILYQSEARRRDMEKQQKLREQAVAIALATSSLGNSNGSLKHCADESNTPLSPVALPAQKQLKYTAGIANSPSKGTATFNKQPLKMVPIGHLSMGKKMEVVGKAGKLWRWKRSHHQWLLQFKWKWQKPWKLSAWIRHSDETIMRARPRPQPPRDMM; encoded by the exons ATGACGATGGAACACGGGGAGGATTGCTGCGTCAAAGTGGCGGTCCACATCAGGCCGCTCATCGGGGACGAGCGGCTGCAGGGCTGCAAGGATTGTGTCGCCGTCGTCCCTAAGAAGCCGCAG GTCCAAATTGGCACTCATTCTTTTACTTTCGATCATGTATATGGTAGTACAGGTTCTCCATCATCTGTCATGTTTGAAGAATGCATCGCGCCACTTGTTGATGGTTTGTTCCAAGGATACAATGCTACTGTTCTCGCATATGGTCAG ACGGGTTCAGGGAAAACATACACCATGGGAACTGCATGTAGGGATGGTTCTCAAACTGGACTTATCCCTCAAGTTATGAATGCATTGTTCAGCAAGATTGAGACCTTGAAACATCAAGCAGAATTCCAATTGCGTGTTTCATTCATTGAG ATTTTAAAAGAAGAAGTGAGGGATTTGTTGGATCCTGCATCTTCCGGCAAACTTGAGGCGGGCAATGGACATGCAGGGAAGGTAGCGGTACCTGGAAAACCTCCAGTACAAATCCGTGAGGCATCAAATGGGGTCATAACACTTGCAGGATCTACTGAAGTTGATGTCCATTCCCAAAAGGAAATGGCTGCTTGTCTGGAGCAAGGTTCACTGAATCGTGCAACTGGAAGTACAAACATGAACAACCAGTCAAG CCGTTCCCATGCCATCTTCACTATCACATTGGAGCAGATGCGCAAACTTGATCCAATTATTAGTGCTGATGGCGTCCCAATTGAGGATATGTCTGAAGATTTTCTATGTGCAAAGCTCCATCTAGTAGATCTTGCCGGATCAGAGCGGGCTAAGCGAACAGGTTCAGATGGTCTTCGATTCAAGGAAG GGGTTCATATTAACCGGGGGCTTCTAGCTCTTGGAAATGTCATAAGTGCTCTTGgggatgagaaaaagaggaaagaaggagCCCATGTTCCTTATCGTGACAGCAAACTTACTCGGCTCTTGCAG GATTCACTTGGTGGAAACAGTAGGACTGTCATGATAG CCTGTATCAGCCCAGCAGATATTAATGCAGAGGAAACACTTAACACACTGAAATATGCTAATCGTGCTCGCAACATTCAAAATAAGCCCATT GTTAACAGAAATCCAATATCAGATGAAATGCAAAGGATGCGCCAGCATATCGAATATCTGCAGGCAGAGCTACTTTGTGCTCGTGGGGGAGGAGCCACATCTGATGAAATTCAG GCTCTGAAGGAGAGAATTTCTTGGCTGGAATCTACCAATGAAGATCTTTGTAGGGAACTCTATGAGTATCGCAATCGTTCTGCTCACACTGAATATTGTGAAACAGATGTTCAA aaaggtggaaactgttTTGTGAAAGCAGAAGGGCTGAAGAGGAGCTTGAAGAGTATGGACTCTTTTGACTACCAAATGGATGAAACCCTAAGAG GTGATAATTCCAAGGAAATTGATGAAGAAGTAGCGAAAGAATGGGAACATACAATGTTGCAAGACACTATGGGCAAGGAATTGAATGAGTTAAATAGGCGATTGGAACAGAAAGAG TCTGAGATGAGAATGTTTGGAGGGTTTGACACTCTTGCTCTTAAGCAGCATTTTGGGAAGAAGCTCATGGAGCTTGAGGAGGAGAAAAGGATAGTGCAG CGAGAGAGGGATAGGTTATTGGCTGAAGTAGAAAGCCTTGCTGCCTCTGATGGGCAAGCACACAAGTTGCCAGATATCCACCTACAGAAGTTAAAGTCCCTTGAAGCACAG aTTTCAGAACTTAAGAAGAAACAAGAAAACCAAGTTCAGCTTTTAAAGCAAAAGCAAAAGAGTGATGAAGCAGCAAAGAAGCTCCAAGATGAAATTCAATTTATTAAGGCACAAAAG GTTCAGCTACAGCACAAGATAAAACAAGAGGCAGAACAGTTTCGCCAGTGGAAGGCTTCTCGGGAAAAGGAACTTCTGCAG TTAAGGAAAGAGGGGAGGAGAAATGAGTATGAACGACATAAACTTCAGGCATTGAATCAGCGACAGAAATTG GTTCTTCAGAGAAAGACAGAAGAGGCTGCTATGGCTACCAAGAAGTTGAAAGAGTTGCTAGAAGCACGCAAATCCTCAGCACGCGACAACTCTG CCATTGCAAATGGTAATGCTTCAGCCAATCAG ATCAATGAGAAGTCCTTGCAACGGTGGTTAGATCATGAGCTTGAAGTCATGGTGCATGTGCATGAAGTTCGTGCAGAATATGAGAAACAAAGTCAAGT ACGAGCTGCATTAGCTGAAGAGCTTGCCTTTTTGAAACAAGAGGAGGCATTATCCGGAGGGGCTAGTCCCCCAAGAGGAAAGAATGGAAATTCTCG GATATCCAATATGTCATCTAATGCAAGGTTAGCAAGAATATCATCACTCGAGAATATGCTGAGTATTTCATCAAACACTCTTGTAGCAATGGCTTCCCAACTTTCAGAGGCAGAGGAACGAGAACGTGCATTTACCGGACGAGGAAGATGGAATCAATTGCGATCAATGGGAGATGCAAAGAGCTTGCTTCAATATGTGTTTAATGTTGCAGCAGATGCAAG GTGCCAGTTGAGGGAGAAGGAAATTGAGATCAAGGAATTGAAAGAGCAGCTGAATGAACTTGCTGGTATCCTCTATCAGAGTGAAGCACGGAGAAGGGACATGGAGAAACAGCAAAAGTTGAGAGAGCAAGCTGTTGCAATTGCATTAGCCACGTCATCTTTG GGAAACTCAAATGGTTCGCTGAAGCATTGTGCTGATGAATCCAACACCCCACTGTCTCCAGTTGCTCTTCCTGCACAGAAGCAACTAAAATACACTGCAGGCATTGCCAATAGCCCAAGCAAAGGGACTGCGACATTCAACAAGCAGCCACTAAAG ATGGTCCCAATCGGGCATTTATCAATGGGAAAGAAAATGGAGGTAGTAGGAAAAGCAGGAAAGCTTTGGAGATGGAAAAGGAGTCATCATCAGTGGCTCCTACAGTTCAAGTGGAAGTGGCAGAAACCATGGAAATTGTCTGCATGGATCCGGCATAGTGATGAAACAATAATGAGGGCTAGGCCTAGACCACAGCCTCCTAGAGACATGATGTGA
- the LOC105033437 gene encoding kinesin-like protein KIN-4A isoform X1, with protein sequence MTMEHGEDCCVKVAVHIRPLIGDERLQGCKDCVAVVPKKPQVQIGTHSFTFDHVYGSTGSPSSVMFEECIAPLVDGLFQGYNATVLAYGQTGSGKTYTMGTACRDGSQTGLIPQVMNALFSKIETLKHQAEFQLRVSFIEILKEEVRDLLDPASSGKLEAGNGHAGKVAVPGKPPVQIREASNGVITLAGSTEVDVHSQKEMAACLEQGSLNRATGSTNMNNQSSRSHAIFTITLEQMRKLDPIISADGVPIEDMSEDFLCAKLHLVDLAGSERAKRTGSDGLRFKEGVHINRGLLALGNVISALGDEKKRKEGAHVPYRDSKLTRLLQDSLGGNSRTVMIACISPADINAEETLNTLKYANRARNIQNKPIVNRNPISDEMQRMRQHIEYLQAELLCARGGGATSDEIQALKERISWLESTNEDLCRELYEYRNRSAHTEYCETDVQKGGNCFVKAEGLKRSLKSMDSFDYQMDETLRAGDNSKEIDEEVAKEWEHTMLQDTMGKELNELNRRLEQKESEMRMFGGFDTLALKQHFGKKLMELEEEKRIVQRERDRLLAEVESLAASDGQAHKLPDIHLQKLKSLEAQISELKKKQENQVQLLKQKQKSDEAAKKLQDEIQFIKAQKVQLQHKIKQEAEQFRQWKASREKELLQLRKEGRRNEYERHKLQALNQRQKLVLQRKTEEAAMATKKLKELLEARKSSARDNSAIANGNASANQINEKSLQRWLDHELEVMVHVHEVRAEYEKQSQVRAALAEELAFLKQEEALSGGASPPRGKNGNSRISNMSSNARLARISSLENMLSISSNTLVAMASQLSEAEERERAFTGRGRWNQLRSMGDAKSLLQYVFNVAADARCQLREKEIEIKELKEQLNELAGILYQSEARRRDMEKQQKLREQAVAIALATSSLGNSNGSLKHCADESNTPLSPVALPAQKQLKYTAGIANSPSKGTATFNKQPLKMVPIGHLSMGKKMEVVGKAGKLWRWKRSHHQWLLQFKWKWQKPWKLSAWIRHSDETIMRARPRPQPPRDMM encoded by the exons ATGACGATGGAACACGGGGAGGATTGCTGCGTCAAAGTGGCGGTCCACATCAGGCCGCTCATCGGGGACGAGCGGCTGCAGGGCTGCAAGGATTGTGTCGCCGTCGTCCCTAAGAAGCCGCAG GTCCAAATTGGCACTCATTCTTTTACTTTCGATCATGTATATGGTAGTACAGGTTCTCCATCATCTGTCATGTTTGAAGAATGCATCGCGCCACTTGTTGATGGTTTGTTCCAAGGATACAATGCTACTGTTCTCGCATATGGTCAG ACGGGTTCAGGGAAAACATACACCATGGGAACTGCATGTAGGGATGGTTCTCAAACTGGACTTATCCCTCAAGTTATGAATGCATTGTTCAGCAAGATTGAGACCTTGAAACATCAAGCAGAATTCCAATTGCGTGTTTCATTCATTGAG ATTTTAAAAGAAGAAGTGAGGGATTTGTTGGATCCTGCATCTTCCGGCAAACTTGAGGCGGGCAATGGACATGCAGGGAAGGTAGCGGTACCTGGAAAACCTCCAGTACAAATCCGTGAGGCATCAAATGGGGTCATAACACTTGCAGGATCTACTGAAGTTGATGTCCATTCCCAAAAGGAAATGGCTGCTTGTCTGGAGCAAGGTTCACTGAATCGTGCAACTGGAAGTACAAACATGAACAACCAGTCAAG CCGTTCCCATGCCATCTTCACTATCACATTGGAGCAGATGCGCAAACTTGATCCAATTATTAGTGCTGATGGCGTCCCAATTGAGGATATGTCTGAAGATTTTCTATGTGCAAAGCTCCATCTAGTAGATCTTGCCGGATCAGAGCGGGCTAAGCGAACAGGTTCAGATGGTCTTCGATTCAAGGAAG GGGTTCATATTAACCGGGGGCTTCTAGCTCTTGGAAATGTCATAAGTGCTCTTGgggatgagaaaaagaggaaagaaggagCCCATGTTCCTTATCGTGACAGCAAACTTACTCGGCTCTTGCAG GATTCACTTGGTGGAAACAGTAGGACTGTCATGATAG CCTGTATCAGCCCAGCAGATATTAATGCAGAGGAAACACTTAACACACTGAAATATGCTAATCGTGCTCGCAACATTCAAAATAAGCCCATT GTTAACAGAAATCCAATATCAGATGAAATGCAAAGGATGCGCCAGCATATCGAATATCTGCAGGCAGAGCTACTTTGTGCTCGTGGGGGAGGAGCCACATCTGATGAAATTCAG GCTCTGAAGGAGAGAATTTCTTGGCTGGAATCTACCAATGAAGATCTTTGTAGGGAACTCTATGAGTATCGCAATCGTTCTGCTCACACTGAATATTGTGAAACAGATGTTCAA aaaggtggaaactgttTTGTGAAAGCAGAAGGGCTGAAGAGGAGCTTGAAGAGTATGGACTCTTTTGACTACCAAATGGATGAAACCCTAAGAG CAGGTGATAATTCCAAGGAAATTGATGAAGAAGTAGCGAAAGAATGGGAACATACAATGTTGCAAGACACTATGGGCAAGGAATTGAATGAGTTAAATAGGCGATTGGAACAGAAAGAG TCTGAGATGAGAATGTTTGGAGGGTTTGACACTCTTGCTCTTAAGCAGCATTTTGGGAAGAAGCTCATGGAGCTTGAGGAGGAGAAAAGGATAGTGCAG CGAGAGAGGGATAGGTTATTGGCTGAAGTAGAAAGCCTTGCTGCCTCTGATGGGCAAGCACACAAGTTGCCAGATATCCACCTACAGAAGTTAAAGTCCCTTGAAGCACAG aTTTCAGAACTTAAGAAGAAACAAGAAAACCAAGTTCAGCTTTTAAAGCAAAAGCAAAAGAGTGATGAAGCAGCAAAGAAGCTCCAAGATGAAATTCAATTTATTAAGGCACAAAAG GTTCAGCTACAGCACAAGATAAAACAAGAGGCAGAACAGTTTCGCCAGTGGAAGGCTTCTCGGGAAAAGGAACTTCTGCAG TTAAGGAAAGAGGGGAGGAGAAATGAGTATGAACGACATAAACTTCAGGCATTGAATCAGCGACAGAAATTG GTTCTTCAGAGAAAGACAGAAGAGGCTGCTATGGCTACCAAGAAGTTGAAAGAGTTGCTAGAAGCACGCAAATCCTCAGCACGCGACAACTCTG CCATTGCAAATGGTAATGCTTCAGCCAATCAG ATCAATGAGAAGTCCTTGCAACGGTGGTTAGATCATGAGCTTGAAGTCATGGTGCATGTGCATGAAGTTCGTGCAGAATATGAGAAACAAAGTCAAGT ACGAGCTGCATTAGCTGAAGAGCTTGCCTTTTTGAAACAAGAGGAGGCATTATCCGGAGGGGCTAGTCCCCCAAGAGGAAAGAATGGAAATTCTCG GATATCCAATATGTCATCTAATGCAAGGTTAGCAAGAATATCATCACTCGAGAATATGCTGAGTATTTCATCAAACACTCTTGTAGCAATGGCTTCCCAACTTTCAGAGGCAGAGGAACGAGAACGTGCATTTACCGGACGAGGAAGATGGAATCAATTGCGATCAATGGGAGATGCAAAGAGCTTGCTTCAATATGTGTTTAATGTTGCAGCAGATGCAAG GTGCCAGTTGAGGGAGAAGGAAATTGAGATCAAGGAATTGAAAGAGCAGCTGAATGAACTTGCTGGTATCCTCTATCAGAGTGAAGCACGGAGAAGGGACATGGAGAAACAGCAAAAGTTGAGAGAGCAAGCTGTTGCAATTGCATTAGCCACGTCATCTTTG GGAAACTCAAATGGTTCGCTGAAGCATTGTGCTGATGAATCCAACACCCCACTGTCTCCAGTTGCTCTTCCTGCACAGAAGCAACTAAAATACACTGCAGGCATTGCCAATAGCCCAAGCAAAGGGACTGCGACATTCAACAAGCAGCCACTAAAG ATGGTCCCAATCGGGCATTTATCAATGGGAAAGAAAATGGAGGTAGTAGGAAAAGCAGGAAAGCTTTGGAGATGGAAAAGGAGTCATCATCAGTGGCTCCTACAGTTCAAGTGGAAGTGGCAGAAACCATGGAAATTGTCTGCATGGATCCGGCATAGTGATGAAACAATAATGAGGGCTAGGCCTAGACCACAGCCTCCTAGAGACATGATGTGA